GGGTCTATATCTCCCGGGATGTCATCTTTGATGAGCAAGTTTTTCCCTTTGCTAGCCTTCATCCTAATTCTGGTGCCCTTCTTCGTAAAGAAATCCTCCTGCTACTGCTGCATTTGCTTGGGGATGTACATTGTGCTGATCCTAATGTTACTAATGGTTCATCTAGCGTTGGTTTTCAGGAGACCTCTGGTGCTGCACAAGAAAATTTGGAGCTCTCTGAACCTGTATTGCCTGAATACACGGCACCACCAGTACAACTGCCTGCATCGGATCCCGTCACAAGTCCTGGAGCTGATCCGGCTGCACTGTCCTCCTTGAGTCCCAAGCGGATACGATCCGCAGGGGCAGCGCAGGTAGGACAGGTGCCGGTGCCGGAGACGCCATCCTCCGTGCCAACGACGCTCTCCGTCGATTGTCCCGCGCGCCCACGATTCAGCTCCCACCGGCGTCCCGCGCGCCCACGATTCAGCTCCCACCGGCGTCCCGCGCAATGGTTCTCCGACGCGTGGGCGGGACAGCGCGCCTGAGCTAGCGACCAGCACGCAAGACGGTACTTCGCCCGCGCAActtttggttccctttgcttatttttaagcaagattcacatcaatatttagatactaattaggagtattaaacgtaggctatttataaaacccattacataagtggaggctaaacagcgagacgaacctattaagcctaattaatctatcattaacaaatgtttactgtagcaacacattgtcaaatcatggactaattaggcttaatagattcatctcgccgtttagcctccacttatgtaatggattttgtaaatagtctacgtttaatactcctaattagtatctaaacattcgatgtgacgggtgcttaaaaataagcaaaccaaCCAAAATGCGTCGAGCGCCTGGCACGGTCTGCCGGGATCTTCTGCGGCGGACGGTGGATCAGCTGTGGCTTCCCCACCAGATGTGACCAGACCAAGAACTCGTCTGCAAAGTGGTATTGTTCGCCCTAAGCAATTCACTGATGGCACTATTCGTTTTGGAAACTTCTGTGTTACAGGCGAGCCTGAAACAATGGATGAAGCCCTGGGTGATGTCAGGTGGAAGAAGGCAATGCAAGAGGAATATATGGCATTATTGAGGAATCAAACATGGCGCCTGGTACCTAATAAGCAAGGCAACAATATTATTGATTGCAAATGAGTTTATAAAGTGAAGAAGAAATCTGATGGCTCAATAGATCGGTACAAGGCGCGGCTAGTAGCAAAAGGTTTTAAGCAACGCTATGGGATTGATTATGAAGATACGTTCAGTCCAGTTGTGAAAATAGCTACAGTCAGATTGGTACTATCTATTGCAGTATCAAAAGGATGGTGCTTGAGGCAATTAGATGTTCAGAACGTGTTTTTACATGGTGTTCTGGAAGAAGAGGTTTATATGCGTCAGCCTCCAGGTTTTGAAGATCCGAGTGTACCTGATTATGTGTGCAAACTAGATAAAGCAATTTATAGTTTGAAACAAGCTCCGTGTGCTTGTATGCGAGGCTAAGTTCGAAGGTGTACAAGCTTGGTTTTGTGGCTCCAAAGTTAGATACTTCCCTGTTTATTTATAGGAAGGATCGAGTTACAATTTACATGATGAtctatgtggatgatattattGTAACTGGATCATCAAAGGAGGCTGTGACATGGTTGCTTCAAAACTTGAGATAAGAATTTGCACTTAAAGATTTGGGTGAATTACACTATTTCTTGGGAATTGAAGTAAGTCGAACTAATGATGGGATTCTTCTGTCACAAGGGAAGTACACACAGGAAATCTTGAGATGGGTCGGGATGACAAAGTGCAAAGATGCACCGACCCCTCTCTCGGTGTCAGAACAACTGTCAAAGCATATAGGCGTGACACTTGGTGCTGAAGATAGTAAGAGGTACAGAGGTACTGTGGGAGCACTTCAGTATTTAACTCTCACAAGGCCTGATATTGCTTATGCTGTAAATAAAGTCTGCCAATTCCTTCATGCGCCTACCACAGAGCATTGGTCAGCAGTTAAGAGGATACTCAGGTACTTGAAACATACGGCTGATATGGGTATTAAGATACAGAGGTACAATTGTCGTCTACTTAGTGCATTCTCCGATGCTGACTGGGCTGGTAGTGTGGATGATAGAAGATCGACAGGTGGTTTTGCAGTTTATTTTGGAAGCAATCTTATTTCATGGAGTGCAAGAAAGGAAGTAACAGTTCCAAGGTCTAGTACCGAGGAAGAGTACAAATCTATGGCTAATGCTACAGCCGAAGTTATTTGGCTAGAGTCTTTGCTGGCTGAATTAGGGATTGGTTTGGATCAAGTTTCATGCTTATGGTGTGACAATCTTAGAGCAACATACTTATTTGCTAATCCTTTGTTTCATGCTCGTGCCAAGCATATTGAGattgattttcattttgtgAGAGAAAGGGTAACCAACAAGCAGCTGCAGGTCAGGTTTATTCCCTCCAATGATCAGCTCGCCGATGGTTTAACTAAGGCTTTGCCTGTCTGCAAATTTGAGGAGTTTCGGCGCAATCTAAACCTCGAGAAAAGGAAGGTTGTAGATGGTTTAGATTGAGGGAGGGTGTTAGAGATATTTGGTTGTTATCCTTTAGGACTCATGTTAAAGATAACTGAGGAATTATAATCGGTTTAAACTCTGGATATCTACAAATATCTCCAGCTTGTAATATTTGAACTCTATACCATTATGACTATAAATATCAACGCGTAACCGTGGCGAGTCAAGATAGACAATCATGTTCCAATCTCTTTCAGCGTTGAGGATGGTAGGAGCGCGGAGGCCTCGCATCTTGATTGGGACGACTTGGAGCACATCCCCTACGCGGATCCGGCCTTCTCTCGCCGAGAATGAACCGCAGCTGTGGCAGCTTTGACGGTGCGAGGTGCCATCGCGGCTCCACCTTTGCGCAGGGCCGGATGGTGGCAGAGAGGAGGAGAGCAGCCATGGGGCTGAAGGGAACCTCTGTCTTTGAAGAGGCCGCTGACAGCATgggaggagcggaggaggtGAGGCTTGCGAAGGAAACGGAGGATAGAGACAGAGGACAGAGGGAGGAGGCGAGCTGCGGTCCGTTCATTTTTTTCAAGAGGCAAGGACAACGTGTCCGGCAGCGCGTGGAGCAAGCTGAGTCAAACTTCGGGCGCCTTTGGTAGGCGTCACCGGCTTTCGGTGAAGTCCTACGAGCCATCTCCAAATTGGCTGCACCACGGAAGCCCTGAAAATGCGTTGAGTAGTAGTGGAGGAGGGAGCCGGAGCTGAAAAACTTGGCTCCCCGCAGCTCCACCATCCTACCCGCGGGGGCAAAGTCTCCCCCCGCGTCCCTCGGGCAACATTGGCGTAGGCGAGCGGTCAACGGACGTGGAAAGGTGGCGCGGACGAGCTGGCCGGCGGCGTGCAGCGACAGTGCGAGCACATCGACGGTGTGGGTGAGGAAAGGGTTCCACATCTTCGATTGGGTCACCATTTAAAATTAAAACTTCCTGAGCTTCATGAATGGAGCCAAGACGATGAACTTGCTTGAATTTGAGAGAAAATGTTAGAAAATTAGCATTTATGGTGACGTGTTGCCTGCTAATCAAAGCTAAAGTTATGAAACCTAGAATATCTCTAGAGTCAGATAGTGATGGGGAAGCTTGTGAACATCTCTGGAGGATCACTGGAATTGTGTGTGATATATAGATGAGCTAGGCTTGAGGCATAGGATAATGTCTTCTGGGAGATCACATTGGTTGATAGCGGTGGAAAAGTTGGACCCATGTGTAATGAGGAAAATTATTAGATTAAGTCTCACATCGAAAATTGATAATGGAAGAGCATTACATATAAAGTGGTATGACCCTCACCTATCAAACTCGTCTTTTAGGTTGAGTTAGGCATGAAGCCTGAGTTATTTACGGTGTATTTGGATGGAGGGACAGGATGTGACGGTTCCAGTTTTGCATATATTTGGTTGGAGGGGCGGTGGGACAAGGACGACATCAAAGTAGAATATTCCTCGAAAAAGTGGGATGGATCCGTCTGTAGAAAATGGCCGGATGGATCCGTCCCAGTTCGATGGCGCAAACACCGTGACGCGAGTGCACGTTGGGGCGGTGGGGAGGGCGGAGcccggcggcgcagggaggcgCGAGCGCATGTCGGGGTAGTGGGGTTGGTGGGGCCCAGCGGTGCAGGGAGGAGACGGGGAGGGCGAAGCCCAGCGGTGCAAGGAGGAGATGGGGAGGGCGAAGCCCGGTGGCGTAGGggatgcggcagcggcgggaggagcatggccgcggcggcgtgggtggcCGCAGCGGCGCGCAGGCGAGCGGGTGCGAagcaacagcggcggcggcgcaacaCGGCTAGGCAGCGCACAGGCGTGAGACTTGGCGGCGGCTCAGGTGGCGGCGCGCGACACAGGCGAGTGGGGGCGAGCGCGGCGCATGCGACGCTTGGAAGGATGGgtgcggcgcaggcggcggtggcgcagcagGGTGCAAGGGCTCAGGGTGCAGCGTCGGGCCACAGCGGGATGAGGAAGGGGATGGGGCTCTAAGACTAGCAGTGGGTCCCGCGACTAACGGAATACAAACACCGTTTATTTCATCTGTTCTCGTCTCTCCAACCAATTAACGAAACTGGACGGCTAGGGGTGTATCTATTTCCAAACAAAGATtataaaaaaatcaagaaatCAGAAATACTAAGAAACAAGATGCCCACTATCAGAGGTTGTTTAAGTTGACTTAATTTTGAAAACTTTTTACTTGTGTTGTGCTGTCACTAGCATGTTAGTCACCAAGATAGAAGATCACAGAAGACATGGTATCTTGCATATTGGATATATTCTGTTAAGGACGCTTCTgttactttcttcttctcctcttgttactttctttttcttcctctctgGTCTTTCCTTTTCGAGTACCAATTGGTTTCTTACGTTGGCAGATTTTTCCAATTTGGGAGGGATCTCGCGTTACGGCGAGATCGAGAGCCCTCTCCATTTAGTTTTTGCGTTCTGTTATCAAGATGATATTACAAAGGACAGTTATCTATATCGATAACAATTTGGGGATTTTTTTGTTTCGAAAGTCAGGAACCAGCAAGTTTTTCTTATGGTGTCTGGTCCCTTCAAGCAGAGGATTGACTAATCTGTCCGAAGGTAAGTAGGTGGTACCTTTGGGGGCGGAGGGTGCTATTGACAATGACTGCAATTATAGCATTCACGTGAGGCACCAGTTGATCCAATAATGCGCTTAGCTGTTTGGATAGCGTGCAAGGCGGGCTGCAAACGAACATGGTGACAATGCCGCTTCTCTGGCAGATCATGACGAGTGTGTGGCCACGACGGAAAAGTCTGAAGGAGCTTCTTCAGTTCGTTTTTCATGGCTTGTTTCTCCACCATCTCCGTATTCTTGAGCTTCGACAGGAGGGCACTGACTCTACTCACACGTTTATCAAGCTCAATGCAATCCTCCTTATGCTGAAGAACCGTCTCTGATGCTTCTTTGATGTCGAGAGCAACTTCTGCTATTTGGTGTAATAGGCTGAGCAGTTGACCATCAGGAGTTAAGGATCGTTGGGGAACATGCTACATAATGTAATTATTTACATCATTAATAATGCAACCATTTTGTATAACATGATTAAATTTTAGTTAACATCAAAGACTAGACGATAATATTGAAATGCACAAAGATACTGTTCTCAAGTACTACCACTGATCAATGTCGTCTATGTATGGAAGTATCATACCTTGCGCTTTTCTACCATTGCACAGCAGGAACACAGGGTATCCTGATATGCAATGAATCACGCATGCTATCATCCACATGTATTAATTACCCAATGCATGATACTATCAAGAATTACGATTTTGTGACAGATGGCTATTCATACCATTGAGAAATCCCATTGGCTGTTACTTGTGACTGGATCGACTTCAGGTACGGGTGTATTAACCTGCAGACAAAATAATTCGTTATGAAgacaaaaaggaagaaaacttTACAAGTATTTGTCAGGAAAGATTGACtggaaataaaacaaaatacAAAATACACTAAAAGACCGGGCACTACCGGAAAACTCATCATTCGTCCTGAgactcagtaccggttgcattttggcccggtactaatgttagcattagtaccggaccaAACGGCTAGTCCCTGAGGAGCCCCCGTGAtccactttagtaccgggtagaggcttcacctggtactaaagatcatcccttagtaccggttgaagcctccaaccggtactaatgtgcctgagggtcTTTAGAACCGTgtgaagcctccacctggtactaaaggggtacctcCCCCACGCTCACCCCCTCCCCACACATACTTATCCACTCGTCCCCCTCATTCGGCCTCTCACCCACACCTCTCTCTATTCTTCTCCCCACACAGATTGATCCCCTCAccatccctctcctccccctctgctcgcccctcacctcttacatgtggtgaggagcggcagcggggcaaggagcggcggaggTAAGAAGGGAGCGGCAAGGCGGCGGAGCATCAGCAGGACATGGTGGAGTGTTGGCAGGCGTGGCGGAGCAAGCGGTGCGTGGATCTTAGAGTAGTGGCCACCTCTCCCTCAGATCCGGTGGCGACGGCAACCGGCAGCAGTGGCTGAGTAGCGTAAgtacgccgcctccctcccttcctctctctctttggTGCGGGGCTTAGGTGCTGTGTGACTGGGGATCTGACGCTCGGGTGGATGAcggcggggtgcggccgggGCTCCGGTGCTCGGGTGGACGGTGGCGGGGTACGGCCGGGGCTCCGGTTggcggatttcttttttttattttttaatatccctttagtaccggtaatTTGACCTGTACTAAAgtcccccctttagtactaaaGTAGGATTACTGCTTGCACaatcagtactaaagggggcttAGGAATTGGTACTGAAAGCGCTTTCCCCAGTAGTAGggtgtaacaccctaattttcaacttttgcaaattaataaaatttattaGAATTTGCTAGAATTTAATTGCTTGTGTTTAAGGATCTAAGAATTTTCTAAGTTTGCATTTAATTTCTTAGGCATTTAATCTTTTCTAAAATAAGTTAATGAATCATAGCAGTtaattgttgcattcatgctgatgcattgATTCTGGTTGTTTGAAAtcaaatttgtatttgaattaATTTGTTTGATCCCTTTCAAAAAATAGGAaaacccttttttttccttctctttttctccatCTCCTTTCGGCCCACTCTTTCTTTCAGCCCGTAGAAGCAGGAGCGTAGCACCCTAGCAGCTGGCCCATCTCCCGCGGCCCCGAACCTCGCCGGCCCGCGTCCACCTCACCCGATGACAGACGGGGCCTGCTTGTCATACCCCTCCTCCGGCAACCCGCGCCCAACTCGAACTCGAGTCCGAGCTAGACCGCGCCTCCTGTGCGCCGTGGCCCGCACGCCTAGGCCGCCTCCCCGGGCCTATAAAAACCTGATGCCGCCTCCGCAACCCCAACTAAACCCTATCATCCTTGAGGTCTGCAGCGCCGCAAGCCTAGCCGCAGCCCGAGCTCGAACCTGCCACCATCATTTTCTGCTGCTGCCGCCTTCCCATCGACAAGATCACTACCTGGTGCTTCGGGAGCCACCCGTGAAGATCCCGTGCGCCCCTGTGCCTTCCTTTGTGTGCCCAAGCTCGTCGGAGTTGCCGCCGCCACACCAAGCTGCTCCGTCATGTCATCCCGTGCCGTCATCACCTTGGCCGCTTGGGAATCCGCCTAGATTGGTTCGCCGTGCCGCCATCTTCGTCTCGAGCCAGTCCATGTTGAGAATAATGGACCGCCGCTCGAGCTACGCTCAATTCCGGTAAGGCCGCCGCTCATCGCCACCGCGCGCCACCCGTCTTCTCCCAACCTACTACCTGCCATCCCATCGCGAACCAGCGGTCCAGATCGGATCTAACCGGAGTCAATACCGGTCAACTGAGCCACTCGAGCCACTTTTGCTAAAAATCCCCTGCTATTTTCTCTTTTTACACCTGAGGTCCTGcg
This sequence is a window from Setaria italica strain Yugu1 chromosome III, Setaria_italica_v2.0, whole genome shotgun sequence. Protein-coding genes within it:
- the LOC101755388 gene encoding uncharacterized protein LOC101755388 isoform X1 encodes the protein MGAPGASHDGDVANSSTSRRSGTRYARSRCCRSWLARFPTIYWSGTMFLKEVKAYPLKANKDGGQIVEVAATTNMGEENENQDSSPPQTQLVATTAADAETESRWRRCQRSDLQQFVNTPVPEVDPVTSNSQWDFSMHVPQRSLTPDGQLLSLLHQIAEVALDIKEASETVLQHKEDCIELDKRVSRVSALLSKLKNTEMVEKQAMKNELKKLLQTFPSWPHTRHDLPEKRHCHHVRLQPALHAIQTAKRIIGSTGASRECYNCSHCQ
- the LOC101755388 gene encoding uncharacterized protein LOC101755388 isoform X2, with product MFLKEVKAYPLKANKDGGQIVEVAATTNMGEENENQDSSPPQTQLVATTAADAETESRWRRCQRSDLQQFVNTPVPEVDPVTSNSQWDFSMHVPQRSLTPDGQLLSLLHQIAEVALDIKEASETVLQHKEDCIELDKRVSRVSALLSKLKNTEMVEKQAMKNELKKLLQTFPSWPHTRHDLPEKRHCHHVRLQPALHAIQTAKRIIGSTGASRECYNCSHCQ
- the LOC106804209 gene encoding uncharacterized protein LOC106804209, yielding MTKCKDAPTPLSVSEQLSKHIGVTLGAEDSKRYRGTVGALQYLTLTRPDIAYAVNKVCQFLHAPTTEHWSAVKRILRYLKHTADMGIKIQRYNCRLLSAFSDADWAGSVDDRRSTGGFAVYFGSNLISWSARKEVTVPRSSTEEEYKSMANATAEVIWLESLLAELGIGLDQVSCLWCDNLRATYLFANPLFHARAKHIEIDFHFVRERVTNKQLQVRFIPSNDQLADGLTKALPVCKFEEFRRNLNLEKRKVVDGLD